The sequence below is a genomic window from Sorangiineae bacterium MSr12523.
CGATGAGATCCGTCACGCGTTCGGCGATGACGATGGGCGCCGTTCGTGCAACGGGCACGCCGTGCGTCTCATGGAGCACGAGCGACTTGAACACCTCGCCCACCTTGCCGGGCGAGATGGTCAGAATGAACCCGGAGAGAAACGTGAGGAAGCTATCCAGCTTGGCGACCCCGCGGATGTCGAGGCGCGCGAGGTAGAATTCCCACTTGAGAAAGCGCGTGACGTAGTTCGCAAAGGCGAACAGGCACGCTGCGAAAAAGGTCGAATAAGCGTAAGTCTGAAGCGAGCCTGCGATCTTGCCGATGCCCGTGTAGACGGCGAAGGCGCCGTAGGCGGCCACGCCGAGCAGAACGACCAAGAGAATGCGGCGAACCGGTACACCTGGCCGCGATTCGATCGGGCCGGCGGAATCCAAAGGCATCACGTCGATGTGCTCCGAGTGCGGCGGAAGCGCACGATGCCCCTGCGCCAGAGCGCGTAGACGACGGCGACCACCACGATGACTCCCCCGACGGCATAAAAGAAAGAAGGGGAGGCCTCCCAAACGCCGCGCGCCAGCCCGGGCTCGGGCCTGCGGACGATCGCCGTGGGGGTCTCGGGAGCGTGGCCAGCGCCGGCCTCTGCCGAGGGGGATTGGAAAAACGTGGAAAGCGCGACCACGGGGCCGATGTACACGTCCCCGAGGGGACGAGCAAATGGTAGCGTCATGTCAATCGTGAGAGAGGTTGACGAAGAATCGACGGACAGAGCGAGCTCTTCCGGTTCGGTTGGGTCCGGAAATGGCCAAAATGGGGCGAGGACATCGGGCAGTTTGCCTTCGCCCTCCCATGCTTTAGACGACGTTGCGCTGCTGGAAAAAGCGGCTCAAGCGAGCGCGCACCTGAAGCGAGCCGTTGGCGAACGCGTGGTTGGCCAGGAGGACGTCATCGACCTGATGCTCGTGGCGCTCCTGGCTCGCGGTCACGCGCTGCTGGTCGGTGTGCCCGGCTTGGCGAAGACCCTTTTGGTGGCGTCGCTGGCCGAGGCGCTCGATCTGAGCTTCGGACGCGTGCAGTTTACACCCGATTTGCTTCCCGCCGACATCACCGGCACCGACGTGCTGCAGGAGGAGGAAGACGGCACGGGGCAGCTTCGAAGGCGGGTGCGCTTTCTTCCGGGGCCCATCTTTTGCCACTTGGTGCTGGCCGATGAGATCAACCGCACCCCACCGAAGACACAGGCGGCGCTTCTTCAGGCGATGCAGGAGCGCCGGGTGACCGTCGGTACGAAGACGCACGTGCTGCCGGATCCGTTTCAGGTGTTCGCGACGCGCAACCCCATCGAGCAGGAGGGCACGTATCCGTTGCCCGAGGCGCAGCTCGATCGGTTCCTGCTCGAGATTCACATCGACTACCCGTCCGAGGGCGAGGAGCGCGAGATCGCGCGCAAGACGACCAGCGCCGAAATCGGCTCGGTGCCGCGCGTGCTGCTCGCCGACGACGTGCGTGCGCTGCAGTCGCTGGTGCCGCGGATTCCCGTGACCGACGAGGCGGTGGAGTTGGCCGTGGCGCTGGGCCGGGCGACGCGTCCGGTGAAGTCGGACGGGAGCAAGCTCAAAGGCGCGGCGGGAGTACCCGAGGTGGCCGAGTTCGTGCGCTTCGGCGCCGGGCCGCGCGGCTCGCAGGCGCTGGTGCTCGCGGCCAAGGCACGCGCGGCGCTGCGTGGCGAGGCTGCGGCCGACGTGGAGGACGTGCGGGCGCTCATCGTGCCGGTGCTGCGCCATCGGCTGGTTCTGAGCTACCGCGCCGAGGCGGACGGCATCCGCGACGTCGATGTGTTGGAGCGCGTGGCGGCGCACGTAGCGAGGAGGCATGGAACCGAAGTCGCGCCGCGGTAAAGCGGTCGATGAGGAGCCCAGCGAGCCGCCGCCGCAGGTCGAGCCGCAGTATCCTTCGATTCCGCCGCCGCCCCCCTCGGGGCCGTGGCGGAGCTACAAGGAGATCGTGGCGCAGCTCGCGGGGCGCATCGTGGAGGCGCAAAAGCCCATCCGCGTGCTGCAAGCGGTGCGTTGGGACAACGCCATCGAGGAGCAGTTCCTCAAGAACCGGGGCAGGGAGCTGCCCAAGGTCGATGCGGCGTATTACGCGAGCGTGGAGCTCGGGTTCGACCCGCGGCAGAAGTCCGAGGAGTTCGAGGCGATTGCGCGCGACATCGACGGGGAGCTCGGGGAGTCCGACGCCATCGGTCAGATCATGTCCGCCACCGCCCTCGAGTACCGCGATGTCGTGCGCATGCTCGCCGCGCGCGGGACGCCGCACTTCTACGCGTACTCGCGGAAGCTTTACGGCTCGCCCAAGGACCGATTCCCCGACGGCAAGTCGACGGTGCGCGATCTCGGGCACGTGCTCTACGGGATCCTCACCAAGTCGGACGAGACGTTCCTCGGCGCGACGGCGGAGCGCACGCTCACGTCGGCGGAGTGCGCGGCGGAGTTGAACGAGCGCTTCGCGCGCTACTTCGCCGACACGGAAGTGCGGGTGCAGGCGGACGACACCATTTTGGCGGATGCGGCCGCGGGCAACGATTACGTGAAGGTCCGCACGGGCGCGCTGTTTTCGCCCCGCGACATCGACATCCTCGAGGTGCACGAGGGATGGGTGCATGTTGCAACTTCGTTGAATGGCCAGCAGCAGCCGGTGGCGCGTTGGCTTTCCAAAGGTCCGCCGCGGACCACCTCGGTGCAGGAGGGGCTGGCGGCCATCCTCGAGATTTTCACCTTCCGCGCGTACCCGCGGCGGGCGCGCCGGCTGAATGACCGGGTGCTCGCCGTGGACAAGGCGGAGGACGGCGCCAACTTCATCGAGGTCTTCGAGTGGTTTCGCACCGAGGGCTACGAAGAAGAAGAATGCTTCAACAACACGCGGCGCATCTTCCGCGGCGGCGTGATGGAGGGCGGCGCTCCGTTCACCAAGGATGCTTGCTACTGCAAGGGCATCGTTCTGAACTACGCCTTCATCCGCAGCGCGATTCAGCACAATCGCGCGGATTTGATTCCGTTCCTCTTCGTCGGCAAAGTCGCCCACGAAGATGTCCCGGTTCTCGCCCGCCGCGTGGCCGATGGCGTCATCAAGCCTCCGCGTTATCTACCGTCGATGTTCCGCGACTTGAACGGCCTCGCCATCTGGATGGCCTACTCGACGTTCTTCAGCCAACTGGGCGGCGAATCCATCGCCGACCACTACGCCCGCCTCTTCGCCCGCACCGGTTGAGCTTTTGCGTTCAGCGAACCGCAATGTTGCGTTCCACCAAACGCAATGTAGCTATAGTTGAAGGGTCATGAGCAGTGCTGCGCTCGATCTTCGTGAAATTCCGCTGGAGCGTCAGCGGCGACTGCGTCGTGTTGAGTACGAGCAACTCGTCGAACTTGGCGTTTTCAAGGATGAGCGTGTTGAATTGCTCTACGGTGTCGTCGTCAAGATGAGTCCGATTGGCCCGCCTCACAACAATGCGGTGGCTCGACTCAACGAGCTGCTTGTTCTCGCCCTGGTAGGGCGGGGGGTTGAGCTGCGGCCTCAGAGTTCGTTCGCTGCCAGCGATGACTCGGAACCTGAACCTGACTTCACCCTCGTGCCGCGTGGCGACTACCGCACGGCCCATCCAGCGCAGGCCTACCTCGTGATCGAAGTGGCTCAAAGTTCCCTGAAGGACGATCGTGCGGTCAAAGCACGTCTCTACGCCGAGGCAGGAGTACCCGAGTACTGGATCGTCAACCTGGTCGATCAGGTTGTCGAGGTGCATCGAAAACCCGCGTCTGGGCGATACGAGAGCATCACCATCGTCCGAGCCGGGGAATCACTCGATATCGAGCAATTCCCCGACGTTCGCATTTCCGTCGACGCGATCCTAGGTCGTTAGTACGTCGTCGTCAGGCTATCCATCTTCGAGTTGGACGGCCACGAGAGGCGGCGGATGGCCGAGTCGATGCACGAGGCGACGCCGGAGTTGGGCGGGTTGGGGTAGACGCTGACGCCGACGGCGCGGCCATTCTTGATGGCCACTTTGACGGTGACCGTCATGTCCGATGGGGCGCCGCACCCGCTGACGAATTTGGCGTTCTTCAAGGGGCCGGTGAGTTGCGCGTCGGTCAAATCAGGCTCGGTCTTGGCCGCGCCAATGGCCACTTCTTGCACGTTGCTCGCGAGCGCGGCCTCGTAGCTCATACCGCCGCCCGAGTGGCCACCCCCGCCGCCGCCACCGCCGCCCGTGCCCGGAGCCTGCGGGCGCTTTTCCCCCTTCACGCCACCTTGCAGATTGTAATCGATGGCATTGGGATCATCGCTGAGCACCACGTCGTCTTTTCGCGAGCCCACCTTTTGATAAAGAAAGATGCCCGCGACGATGGCCACGGCCAACACCGCGCTGACGCTGATGACGATCTTCGCCGCGCCGGCGTTCTTCTCTTTGAGCTCGACCTGCGCAACGGCGCGCTTCTCCGCCACGATTTCGCGCTTCAATCCCGCTTGCTCGGCGAAGGGCGCGAACTCGGGCCATTCGCCGATGGCGTGTTCTTGCCCACTGATTTCATCACGCAAAATGTGCGAGTGGATGAACGTGTTGCTGGCAATCTGCTGCAGCAACTCCACAGCCGAGAACGGACCGTGGTCCATGCGGTCCTTGCTCACCACGTAGCGCGGACGCGGATCGGATTCGAGCTGCTGCTTGAGCATGGCCAAGCGCATCGTCGGATCGTCGCCGGTGGCGTACGCCGGTGGCGGCGCGGCGGCGGCCGGCGGCGGCATGGGGGAAATCTCCGACGGAGGCAGCATCGAAAGGCGGATGTCGACGTCGAAGCCCTCCGTGTGATCGAGGCGCGATTCGTCGGCGTCCGGCGGATGCATGCAGCGCATCGGTGCCAGATGGTGCATCGCGCTTGCGAGCGCGCCCAGATCGGCCGGGCGATGCGACGGATCGCCGACCAGCGCTTTTGCGAGCAAAATTTCGAACGCGTCGGGGATGTTGGCAATGACCGAGGCAGGCCGCCGCATGGCCGGGCCTACGGAGTGGCCCACCACCGACTCGTACAGAATGGCGCCGATCGAAAAGACGCTCGCGCGCGCATCGCCCGGTTGCAGGCTGTGTTGCTGCTCGGGCGCCAGGCATGCGCGATCGCGCGGATCGGCCGGGACCCCGGCGAGCTGCGGCTCGAGGCGCGCAAGGCCATCGTGTCCGGCGACGATGCACGAGGGATGGACGAACCATCGCTCCCCGCGCTCGTGGCGTTGTTTCAAATCGAGGGCGAGGGGAACCGCGATGGCGATTGCCTCCTCGAGCGAGAGAGCCTGCCCTTGAGAGCGGCGCGACTCGAGAAGACCTCGGAGCGACTGTCCGGGTCGTAGTGCAGATGGAGATGGGTACGCGCCCTGAGGAAACGACGCGGGCGAGGCAGACATAGTCATAAAGATTACGGCAATGTGAGGTGATCGCTCAACGGGAGCCGGCTTATTTCGTAGCGAACCACGTCCGCGTAACGCCCGCGCTTACGTCGTTGTTGCATGTGCTGCAATGAAGAGAAGTCAGGCGCCGCGTTCGCGCGCAGGCTCTGCCACGATGCTGCGACCGCCGACGACCTGACCGGCGAGCGCCGCGACCGATTTGTCGAGCCACTCGCGCCGTACGCTCACGAAACTAATGCGATCGCGCACATGGATGGGCCCGACGTCTTTCTGAGATAGCCCCGCGCCCTCGAAGAGCATGCGGTGAAAGTCGAGCGGCCCCACACCATCGCGCCGGCCCACGTTCACGAAGATGCGCGCGAACTCCTCGCTGGTCCCATTTTCGCTAGGCTCCGGCAAAGGCGTGGGAGGAGGCGGATGCTCCGAGACCGTCTGCGTAGCCGGTTCCACACGCGGATCGGTCACGGTGTAGCGCGCAACCTCGACGTCGTCTCGCACGGGCGAAGATGTGCCGTGTCGCCGAAATTCGGATCGACCGGCGCGACCGCCGCCGCCCGCCCGACGCGATGCCAGCGATGCCGCAGGCGGTGCCGCGGGTTCGACCTTCGTAGGATTTTTCGCGCGGCGTGCCTCGGCCGCATCCTGCCGCGGATTCTCACCGGCCTCTTCGCGCGCGCCGAGATGCGCACGGAGCAGGCCCGCGACGATGGGCTCGACGTCGACATGCGTGAGAAGCCTTCGCGCGAGCGCGAGATCGTCCGGGTGCGCCTGGGCCTTGCCGAAAGCCTCGGCGAACATCGTGATGAGATCGTGCTCGGAGCGCGTCTTGAGCTCCGCCGCCGAGGGCAGCTGCTTCTCGATGGGGCGAATCTTGTACGTCAGCCGAAGGATGTACAGTGCACCGATATTCTTCGGCCCCACCAACGAGATGGCCGTGCCCGTTCTTCCCGCGCGGCCCGTGCGGCCGGTGCGGTGCACGTACTGCTCCGCGCTCTCGGGAAAGTCGGCATTGATGACGTGCGTGAGGTGCGAAATGTCGATGCCCCGCGCAGCCACGTCCGTCGCGACGAGGAAGCGCAGCTTCCCCTCGCGTGTATTCTGCATGATGCGCTCGCGCTCGCGCTGCTCGAGGTCTCCATTGAGCCACTCGGCGTCGTAGCCCTGGTTCTTCAGCGTCTCGGCCACGCGCTCCGTCTCGTCGCGCGTGTTGCAGAAGATGATCGCGCTCTCGGGGTTTTCCACCTCGAGAATGCGCACGAGCTCTTTGCGCTTGTCGTTCTGCCCGACCAAGTACACGAAGTGGTGGATCTCGAGGGCGCCCACCTGGTCGCTCGAGAGCGTGACGAACTCGGGATCGCGCAGTTGGTTGACCGCGAGGCGCTCGATGTCCGGCGGGATGGTGGCGCTGAAGAACAGGCCCTGCCGTTCACGCGGCAGGAGCTCGACGATGGCGTGCAGCTCCTTGGCGAAGCCCATGGAGAGCATCTCGTCGGCCTCGTCGAGCACGAAGATGCGGATATGGTTCGGGTCGAGCGTGCCCCTGCGCAGGTGATCCAGCACGCGCCCGGGCGTGCCGGCCACGACTTGTGCGCCGGCGGCGAGCTCGTCGATCTGTTTGCCCATCGGGGCGCCGCCGTAGATGGCGGTGACCTTCGTGCCGCGGAATTGGCCGAGGTGCGTGATCTCGCGGGCGACCTGCAGGGCCAACTCGCGCGTGGGCGTGAGAATGAGCGCCTGCACGTGGGGATGACCGCGTCGCACCAGTTGGTCGACGATGGGCAGGCCGAAGGCCGCCGTTTTGCCGGTGCCGGTGCGGGCCTGCACCACCAGACTGCGCCCGCGCGAGGCCGGCTCGAACACGGCGCGCTGCACCGGCGTGGGATGCACGTAACCCAGGGCATCGACCGCACGCCGCACGTCGGCGCTCAGGGGCAGGACGTCGAACGTGGGAGGGGGAGGCGTTTGAGCTTCTTCGGACACGGGGACCTTGTATCGCTTTTTCCAGCGGTCAGTGCGGTAAATAGGCGTTGACGCTGCGCCTCAAAGGGTCGATCTCGACCATTTGCCGGCGCACGAACCCTTCCTGGGCCAATTTGAGGCGCAGGAGCGCTGCGAAAGCCTCTTGGCCGTGCGGGTGGCTCGCGCACGTGCGCTCGATGGCCGCCTCGCCCGTCCACTCAGGCTCCAGATTTTTCCGAAAGCCGGCCACCACGGCCTCTTCGGTGCGGGCTGACGCACCGTCGGGCCCGACCGAGTGTGCGAAGCCTCGCTCCAGGGCCGCCGAAAGCTGCGCGATTCCATCCGCGCAGGCCTGCCCCTCCACCGCGGCTTCGGGGCGCCCGCTGCTGGGCAGTGGCTCGATCCCCATGCCGAAGACGCCGATCATGAGCTGGTAGGTGCTCGAGAGGATGAAGGCCGTCGCAAGCCCGAGAAAGCTGCCGTAGACAAGCCGCGAGGCGAGCTTCTGTCGCGGCGTTCGCTGGGGCCTTTCGCTCGGTTCGTCGCTCACGCGCGGCACTTTACCAGTCTTCCCTCGCGCGCCTGTTGTAAAGCGAACCTCGTGTCATCGATCACGGCAGTTGCACCCGTCGCATTGGTCTTGGGTATCGAAGAGGGCACTTGGGCAAGCGGCGGCTTTTCCCGCACGATGGCCCTCACGCTGTCGGCGCATGGCGTCGCCGTCGTCGTCGTGGGCAAGGAGGAGCGCCCCCTCGGCGAGGCCGTCGGTGAAGTCGTCTACAGTGGAGGCCGCGGCCGGCACTTCGTGGGCGATCCCCGCGCACGCGAGGACCTCGAGGCGGCGATCGAGAAGGCTCGAAGCGCGTTTGGTCGTCTCGACCTGGTGGTGGCGGTCGCCGGGGAGGCCAACGCCGAGGTGATGGGCGCCCTGGGACCTGCCCTGGCATCCCGGTCCATCGCCTGCGAGGCCGTCTTCCTCCGAGGCGGTACGGACGAGGTGGATGTCGAAGCGAGGGCGAAGAAGCTCGCCGATGGCTTGACCTAAGGTTCGGCTACCACTACTTTCAAAATGTTTTGAAACTTTAGAGAGACCCCATGAACTCCGTCACGCTGTTGCAGGAGACGGCGATCCCCGAGCGTGTGGGCACCCGCGCGGCCCAGCGGATTGCCGATGTCGCGTCACTTTTCGCCGAGGACATGACGTTCGTCGACGAGGAGCTGTCGCGCGCCGTCCGTACCGGCCTCACCCCGGCCACGGATTCCGCCGCACACCTTTTGGAGGCGGGCGGTAAGAGGGTGCGGCCGCTCACCGTTCTTCTCGCCGCCTCGTGCTTCGGGGCGGCCCCGACGCAGGCCGTTCGCGAGCTGGCGGTGGTGGCCGAGCTGGTGCACCTGGCCACCTTGCTCCACGACGACGTCATCGACGA
It includes:
- a CDS encoding flavohemoglobin expression-modulating QEGLA motif protein — encoded protein: MEPKSRRGKAVDEEPSEPPPQVEPQYPSIPPPPPSGPWRSYKEIVAQLAGRIVEAQKPIRVLQAVRWDNAIEEQFLKNRGRELPKVDAAYYASVELGFDPRQKSEEFEAIARDIDGELGESDAIGQIMSATALEYRDVVRMLAARGTPHFYAYSRKLYGSPKDRFPDGKSTVRDLGHVLYGILTKSDETFLGATAERTLTSAECAAELNERFARYFADTEVRVQADDTILADAAAGNDYVKVRTGALFSPRDIDILEVHEGWVHVATSLNGQQQPVARWLSKGPPRTTSVQEGLAAILEIFTFRAYPRRARRLNDRVLAVDKAEDGANFIEVFEWFRTEGYEEEECFNNTRRIFRGGVMEGGAPFTKDACYCKGIVLNYAFIRSAIQHNRADLIPFLFVGKVAHEDVPVLARRVADGVIKPPRYLPSMFRDLNGLAIWMAYSTFFSQLGGESIADHYARLFARTG
- a CDS encoding SDR family NAD(P)-dependent oxidoreductase, coding for MSSITAVAPVALVLGIEEGTWASGGFSRTMALTLSAHGVAVVVVGKEERPLGEAVGEVVYSGGRGRHFVGDPRAREDLEAAIEKARSAFGRLDLVVAVAGEANAEVMGALGPALASRSIACEAVFLRGGTDEVDVEARAKKLADGLT
- a CDS encoding AAA family ATPase, producing the protein MVGQEDVIDLMLVALLARGHALLVGVPGLAKTLLVASLAEALDLSFGRVQFTPDLLPADITGTDVLQEEEDGTGQLRRRVRFLPGPIFCHLVLADEINRTPPKTQAALLQAMQERRVTVGTKTHVLPDPFQVFATRNPIEQEGTYPLPEAQLDRFLLEIHIDYPSEGEEREIARKTTSAEIGSVPRVLLADDVRALQSLVPRIPVTDEAVELAVALGRATRPVKSDGSKLKGAAGVPEVAEFVRFGAGPRGSQALVLAAKARAALRGEAAADVEDVRALIVPVLRHRLVLSYRAEADGIRDVDVLERVAAHVARRHGTEVAPR
- a CDS encoding DEAD/DEAH box helicase, coding for MSEEAQTPPPPTFDVLPLSADVRRAVDALGYVHPTPVQRAVFEPASRGRSLVVQARTGTGKTAAFGLPIVDQLVRRGHPHVQALILTPTRELALQVAREITHLGQFRGTKVTAIYGGAPMGKQIDELAAGAQVVAGTPGRVLDHLRRGTLDPNHIRIFVLDEADEMLSMGFAKELHAIVELLPRERQGLFFSATIPPDIERLAVNQLRDPEFVTLSSDQVGALEIHHFVYLVGQNDKRKELVRILEVENPESAIIFCNTRDETERVAETLKNQGYDAEWLNGDLEQRERERIMQNTREGKLRFLVATDVAARGIDISHLTHVINADFPESAEQYVHRTGRTGRAGRTGTAISLVGPKNIGALYILRLTYKIRPIEKQLPSAAELKTRSEHDLITMFAEAFGKAQAHPDDLALARRLLTHVDVEPIVAGLLRAHLGAREEAGENPRQDAAEARRAKNPTKVEPAAPPAASLASRRAGGGGRAGRSEFRRHGTSSPVRDDVEVARYTVTDPRVEPATQTVSEHPPPPTPLPEPSENGTSEEFARIFVNVGRRDGVGPLDFHRMLFEGAGLSQKDVGPIHVRDRISFVSVRREWLDKSVAALAGQVVGGRSIVAEPARERGA
- a CDS encoding Uma2 family endonuclease — protein: MSSAALDLREIPLERQRRLRRVEYEQLVELGVFKDERVELLYGVVVKMSPIGPPHNNAVARLNELLVLALVGRGVELRPQSSFAASDDSEPEPDFTLVPRGDYRTAHPAQAYLVIEVAQSSLKDDRAVKARLYAEAGVPEYWIVNLVDQVVEVHRKPASGRYESITIVRAGESLDIEQFPDVRISVDAILGR